A stretch of DNA from Acipenser ruthenus chromosome 21, fAciRut3.2 maternal haplotype, whole genome shotgun sequence:
aaacttcttaataatatttgcaactgttgtcacaggaacatcaagctgcttggagatggtcttgtagcctttacctttaccatgcttgtctattattttctttctgatctcctcagacaactctctcctttgctttctctggtccatgttcagtgtggtgcacacaatgataccaaacagcacagtgactacttttctccatttaaataggctgaatgactgattacaagattggagacatgtgtgatactaattaaagaaactaattagtttgaaatatcactataatccatttatttattatcttttctaaggggtaccaacaaatgtgtccaggccattttagaatatctttgtagaataagcaataattcatctcttttcacagcttctttgctttattctatgacataccaaaggcatgcaagtatacatgataaaatagcttttaatttcatcacttttcaggaggaattaagcattatttcaatgagctgtaagggtaccaacaaatttgagcacgtctgtatatatatataatattataacaGCATCACAGTCCTATGTTGTTTTGCTGTTGGGTTTAATTTGAGCAAACTAGAATCTGGAAAGTGAGAGGTCCCTTGACGGCGTTATGAGTCTGACTTCCATGATAAACCGGTTTTAgcacaggaaaaataaaaaagcgGAGGAGAAGTGTTTGCTACTAGCGCCACTGTGTTTCCACCACAGTCAGGAATGCAGTTTCATAAAGTTATATGCATTGCTAACCTCGACTAACACACTACCAGTTAGTACATTTTCTTTGCCTTACAACACAACACGCAACTCTACCGGATATTGAGTAAAAAGTAATATTcacattcaataataataatagtgtttatGTTTTACCCAGCATGCTTACGCCGATTGACTTCCTGTCCGGATGCAAAACTCCAGGCAGTTTACGGTTACTAGGAGCAATGGGTCCGTTGCTATGGGCTCTAGTTTTCTGTAATTTTACAGTTATAATTCATTCTCAAATTACCACCACATCACAAACGAGTGAAAACGAACATTTAATATATGTAAACAAGATAAACACCGGGACCACTACACAGAGTGATCCCGATCCGACTGATTCAGCAATCCGATCGACAACACAAAGTGGCTTTTTAGATTCGGGTCAAATCGGTTCCACTGCCGACCCGACTGCCTCCACCGACTCGAATCCTACCGCTTCTGAAAGCGAGATATCGACTGGGAAAGAGGTTCCCAAAGCGGCCACCGTCTCAAAGCCTCTGCCGCTCGCTGGATCTCTTCCGACCCCCATCACCGACGGTAGGTTTTGTAACCAGAAGCGATGTTCAGTTTTgcagaaaaacacaaagtttaaaCTTGCATTCAGAAATGACACATTGcctgtttgtttgcattccccgATAGCATTCGGACTGACTAGAACCAGCTGTGTCTGTGGGATTTCCTATTGCCAGTACACATTCTAACCCTAGAAAGAGAGGATACAAAAACGACCATCAATCATATGACATTTTAAGCTACAGTTAAAACGCTACCCTTTAAACGCAGTGCTTGTAATGAAACAGCAGTGTTTTTCATTCTATGTGTGTTTCGTGTTCTGATTATTTCTCCAGTGTCCAGTCTGTGCCCCTGCGATTTGTTGGAGGGTCAGTGTGATGTCAATTGCTGCTGTGATCCATATTGTGCAGCAGAAATCACACTTTTTACAACATGTTTGGTTCAGAAATTGATGTAAGTTTattgttcttattcttattcttcttaATATTATTCTTTTGCATTTCAGAATTGGCAGAGACGACTGTATTACAAGCAGTGAAGTCAGTTCTACAgagcagtctgtctgtctggtgtTATTGAAtgtgctctttttgtttttagtgtgAATAACCAGCTCTGCAGTCAGCAAGCAGCTGTCTACTCACTCAATGTGACAAATAGTTCAACACAAAGAACATTCACCTTGACTGACCAGGTCAGCCCAGATGTCTTCTGCATACAGACAGCCAACTGTAAGTGATACTGCGGAGCCAAAGAAAACAGAAACGAAACTGTAAAACCAgcggtggaaataagactcctagtgcataacagtttcacccagtccaggttttactaggagctgtGAGCAGTGAGTCTTATTgaacatagtaaaaccaggaatggatcaaactgctgtgcaatgggagctTTCTTTAAGTTACCGTACCATGAACGTGAAAAATGTTAACACTGATACACTACTTACAGTTATCAATGCAGTAAAAACATGGCTAAAAACCGACATTAAAGGGCAGACAAAATACTATGCAAGTTCAAAGGGTAAAGTATTtcattaattatatattttttattatttatatattcaaacatgaaaagcCCATCCCACCACTGATAATTTGTGGTTTATCACTGGTGATGTGAAGTATACACATTTTTGgtgtatgtgattttttttatacagcatgtggatattattttaaaaagctgacATAATCATGTACTGTGTTCTCTCTAGATGAGTCCGGCTTGTCCTTCACTCCCCCTGAGGTGCCAACAGACAGTAACTTTGACAGTCTGGTCAGGCAGTTCATAGGCTACTTCTTCAGCTCTGCAGCAGTGAGTCAGACAGATGCGACTTCAAGCAGCGTGGAGAGCCAGGCTGCTGGCTATAAGGTGAAGAAGCGAACAAGTTGAATAATATATCTTATAAGATTTACAAACAGTAGTGTGCAATTTTATTAGAACGcctctgctgttttgttttgctgtgcatgtgaaatcaaaccactgtaactgaaaatcttggaaactTTTATTTAAACAGGAAGTTGCTCAAgtgatttagtttttattttcgaCTGCCCTGTACCTGCTTATGGTGTTCACAATCACTGTGAGTGGTGCTGGTTCAGTTACTCCAATACTGTGGATAGCTGCCAGCCATAGACACATGGAATGTAGgttagatcagccagtgtctttatagctttatatttatgtattttaaaatacatggctaaaacAAACGAATACTCTGTGATGGCGATTTAATCTCTTTGTCAGTATGCTGACCTTATTCGAACACTCAGCGAGGCAAACGGCGAAGGATTTCTCAAGCTCCCAACCACAGCAGCAACTTCCCAGTGTGCAGACAGTAACCCTGCAGGTACTTACTATATTGGCATTACGTTGTGGCTTTGAAGCAGCACACCCTGCACACCCCTAGCAGGAGGTTTACCACTATGCAGTAGAGCCAGGCTGGTGACCAGAGTCCGTAAAGGCAATGCATCACACAGCAGTGTCCAGTACAGTCCTGTTATGGTACTAACTTGTATCAGGCATCTCTCCCAGAATAAGTGTCATCTTGTGAACTGCAGAAGTTAGACAACAAAGGTGTGATTTTTTCAAGCATGATGCTGAGATGTGCAATCTACAGCTTGACATGACCATCCACATTTCAGATTTCACTTGCTTTTCTTTTTCCAAGCCTTTTTAGAAAACCAGGCAACACGGTGCAGCCGAAGGTTCAGTGTGGCGACAGACTGCACTACTCTCTCTGCGCTAAACCTGCAGAGCTATCAGGATTTCCGAATCCTGTCTGTAAGTAAACTCATTTATAAGCCTCCCCTGTACTGCTGGAATTAGTTGCAGGTGCATGCTTGGCTCCAAGTGATAGTGTGGCAAGCAAGATACAGTGAATGAGAAAGTCTTGAGTCCTTCTAGCTACAAACTGCATTTAAGGTACAAACTGGACTGTTATCAaggtctgctttctgataaagttaAGTGCATAGAAGGATAAACTATAAGGAATCATATTGTAGTGTGAATCAAATGCctttatagaattatttttttccttaagtttaatgaatttattttgtattacagattCCAAATGTAAACAGCTCGGTAAGTAATCTTTTCAAACAtctattaatatattaaaaagagGAGAGACCTAGGTCTTAGGTGCtgttaaaaagaataataataatcatcatccttttttttttttttggagttgcAAAATATGTCACAATTTTCCTCAGTAAAAATCAATGAATCCACATTGCTGATGTTGGTGACCACGTTGCTGGTttattgaatgttttgttttaatgtagcTGGTGAGTATCAGTGTGAGCTCCATCACAGTGCAGTCCCTGGATGGGAGCCGCAGTCGGCTGGACACCACTGATGTATCTTCATACCCTCCTGAACCGCTGCAAGCAGGCACTGTGTGCAATAATGTCGTGCTTCAAGTAAGAGCCACTCAACtcttccatgttttttttttttctttttatgtaatCCTGGGGGAGTTCTGGGAGGACAGGCTCAATATGTTGCCTCTTTCGGAAATTTAGAcggcatttattttatatattacctAGGAATGTGGCTTCATTTACAAACAAGCCTGGGTGTCTAGGCTAAGCCACCACCGCACGATTCAGAGctcaaaggctgccctttgagaCAGATGGGCATGGAGGCTGAACTGTGGTCCCTcctgggcaggcttgaggcatggtcACGGTGCCTTGTCGGCTGCTCGTGCTATCCCTGTTCTGTGGGTAAACAGAGAGAACTTTACACTCTAGCACCTTTCTTCAATACTTgtcaacattttaataaacataaaaaaaggttCACAACTCCAGGCTTCACAATTGGCCACCTATCATTAGGATCATTACACACTAAAAAACTTTAACACTATTTCCTTCTGTTTTGCAGGTGAGTTATCTGATCTTATATAACGATGCTGGTGCTATTGTGGATGCCAAAGTGTCCTTTATACTGGGAGCCTTAAACAGTTCTATGGTGCCTGTATCACAGAGCTTTCAGATCACTTTTGTGCAGGTAAACACATGGCCATTGAATACTCCATATCTACTGCAGTGTTGTATTAGAGTAGAATataattcattcaaaagttgtgcatgctgatgcgctggggaggccaaatctagactgatcctcagagccagcattgcatgatataataaaaatataagtttatataaagtagtgttaattagaattaatacagattcaaagatagaagtaaaaatgatgtcacaatatatagaacaccattacatcatgtaagaataaatcatggatttgaatgtaaacaataacaagtagttgtcatgccgtcaaaaacctataaatacctccaatgtttggattcaaacacaggctcccagctggctctttgagctaatatatatatatatatatatatatatatatatatatatatatattcaggacTAAAGAATAATTCCAGTATCAACCCTGTATAATAGAAATAGATCTGATAATAATATGTAAACTTCTATGTGCCTATACtattttgcaataaataaataaataatcaatgatTTAATATCTCCAGAAATCTATTGAGATTTACCAATGGGAATGTTAACCACCGATATGTTGGAGTTTACACATCTAACATGATGCTGTTTCCTTCCAGGAGAATACAAAGCCTGTTCCTTCAAGTGGAAACCCAGGATATGTTGTTGGGCTCCCTCTAGTGGCTGGATCCAGAACTGCAGAATATCCTTTTGCATGTTTTTCATGTCAGCCAATTCACATCGGAGTAGCTTCGATGCTGTTTATAGATCTGTTGCCATTTAGTGTTTGCTGCCTGGAGTCAGGTTTTATAGGTGCATAAAATCATCACATGATAAGGTATTTCTGCCCAGGGGCTGTTTGAGTCTGCACATGTTTAAAGCATTAACACCAAGGGTCAACATCCGTTAGAAGTTTGACCTTTCTGCTGATTTCATCTGCTACTATTATGTGATGTAATGTTTTTGACATCTGGTTGTATTATAgagtatatagtgtgtgtgtggttgtccTAAACAACTGGTTTTTGGAGTATCGTGCTACAACTCAAGCATTTATCTTGCAGAACTTTACATCTTAAATAAATCAAGTTGTATATCCTCTTCTGTCACAGCAGAGATTCAATACCCGTGTAAAAttgtacacacacacccacgGAGACGAATGCAATACCACATGTGGCAAACTGCAAGTGCCTTAGAAGAAGGCAGGACTGAAAGGAGTTTAGAAGCTGTCTTATTAAAAGCAGATTGCAGAATAAACTGTATTATATGAGCAGGGTGTGACTCATCTTGCAATCGTGACGTCTGTTGAGTGTATGAGATCATGTCAAGTGTTCATCAAACAGAAAAAGCTGAAGCAAAGTTGTAGAGCTGCAGGGGCTGCTTTTATTCTGAACTTGTTTTCCAGCAGTGAACGCTTGATAAAGCTAACGTTGATCGAATGCTTCTCGTTTATCCATTATAGAATTTTCACCTGCTTTCGTAGACTCCATTTTGCACTAATCTTGATCAACCTTACGTAAGGTCATTTGCATGATTAGTGCTTCATAAAGCTactttgttctgtgttttattttatttttttcttaacttgTTCTGCCACATCCCCCATTGTACTGAGTACTAACCAATTTGGGATGCTGACCATTATTAAGAGTTCAAGCAATCAAGATTGCTTGGCCGTCTCAGGAGAAAGGACCCCTGTTCTGTTTGGCATCAGTCTGGTGTCGGGCTGTAGATTCAGGTAAGAGAAGAGAACACTCTTCCAGGAGAGGGTTTCACTGTACAAACCGcactgtgtgtctctccttgCAGGGTTCCCAGTACTAAGAACTGCACCCTGCTTTCTGAAACAATCCTGGGAGTACTTAGAGGGCAGGGTTTCCCTCAGTTTGTTGCCTCTTTCGGAAATTCAAAGCCCCAGAATGTCTTGGACTGGGTCCAGATCAAGACAGAAAACGCTGTATCGGTGAGTGACAAAGAAGTGACGTACTGCAGGAAACAAAACACCACCACACCTTGAATGAGCCCATATTTTATGCTGTTGTATGTCAGTACCTGTGCCATGGAGGTAGGCAGTGTGACATAACTTCCCTATCTACAATACATTAACACACATTTGATTGTACAAGAGAGGAAACAGCTCCTTCTACAAACATTATCAAGTCTGTTAAAGGCTTTGAGCAATGGGGCTTTCCTAATCAGTTTCTAGTGTTTTGCAATTTCCAAGTCACTGTGACACAGTGCAAAATGTGGACATTTTCTGGGGGAGTTTTGTCTCCATGTGAATTTTATAGTTTAATGTACTATGTGGGTGCGTTTTCTGTTTGGATCATAAGACTGCATGACAGACTGCCATTACTCATATAGACCTCATGTTGATTTTCAATACGTTCCTAAACTAAGAACTGGAATAGAAACTCTGCTGGGTTAGTTTAGTATTATTTAGTATTataatgtttttatgtatttatgaaaTAACTGATTCTGAACAATGCCATTCTCATTTTTCAGAGTTGCAACATCCCCCTGTCTTTAGACATCGTAGTGCAGTGGACAAAGTATGGGTCCCTGGTCAATCCACAAGCTCAGATTGTGAACGTGACTGAGAAAATCAACTCCATCAGCCTGGTATGTCATTGTTCTGATGCGGTACAGCACCAGCCTGGTATGTCATTGTTCTGATGCGCTACAGCACCAGCCTGGTATGTCATTGTTCTGATGCGCTACAACACCAGCCTGGTATGTCATTGTTCTGATGCGCTACAGCACCAGCCTGGTATGTCATTGTTCTGATGCGCTACAGCACCAGCCTGGTATGTCATTGTTCTGATGCGCTACAGCACCAGCCTGGTATGTCATTGTTCTGATGCGCTACAGCACCAGCCTGGTATGTCACTGTTCTGATGCGCTACAGCACCAGCCTGGTATGTCACTGTTCTGATGCGCTACAGCACCAGCCTGGTATGTCATTGTTCTGATGCGCTACAGCACCAGCCTGGTATGTCATTGTTCTGATGCGCTACAGCACCAGCCTGGTATGTCATTGTTCTGATGCGCTACAGCACCAGCCTGGTATGTCATTGTTCTGATGCGCTACAGCACCAGCCTGGTATGTCATTGTTCTGATGCGCTACAGCACCAGCCTGGTATGTCATTGTTCTGATGCGCTACAGCACCAGTGTGCTCCCCACAATGGGGTACAGTATGTCTAACATTGTTGATTGAACCATTGTGCTCTAGTGCTAACTGTCTTGTTATTTGTTCAGAATGCTCTCACAGCAGGCAGGATCATGCAGatctccagttcagtctccttcGTTGACGTCTCTGCAGCTGCGCAGGCTGGTTATAAAGCCCCACCCACCATCGATGCCAAACTCCCCTTCAACTTCTTCTTCCCATTTGTCTAAAGAAAGCAGCGTCCAGTAGACCaagctctctgtgtgtttggagaACCCCCACTCCatgctctccaggaccagggtcagAAACCCCTGCAAGTTTAACCCATTATGATTAAATGGTGCTGGGTTGTGGTGAATTGATCAGTTTCCCATTGGATTTATTTGTGCAGATTGTAAATATTGTGTTGAActatttatttgtaatacaagtgtgtatataatatgtatttttttttaaatcaagtaaacaagacacttttttttaaaatacatttttaataaaatatatttgattcactttttaaatgtttagttaTGATGTTTCTCAGCAACACTGACTATTATATTGCATTGTTAATACTATCTACAGTGCTGGTTTACACACTTGCACTTAGAGAAGTGAAATAgcagagttatcttaactaatgcgTTCTGGCATCACTAGGGGGCAGAGTATTGCCAGGGGGCAGATTACTGGTTATACTGTGTACCAGATATACTCCGAggtcagacatgattctgagctctattgaggccacagagATTCTTTAAAAATGTGATCCAAAGTGAATTTAAAACAACAAGAACACATTAGTTAAGAGAACTCTGATATTTCAGAAACATACCAAGTTGCTGTCGACCCTCACAATACAGCTTCACACATCACAGTAACATGCTGACCCGAGACAATGACAGGTACATTTACACAGGGTGTACTCCCAAAATCCCTTTTTCTTCAAAACCACAGCACTACATTCcagtaacaaaaacaaattgattcCTGACAGCAACAGTAAGTAAACTTAAGGCAAGAATAGTATCTTAAATTGTCAAGTTTAACGAAAAAGGAATGTGTTGGCGTCAGccgcattgcaaaaaaaaaaaaaaacctcagtgtgtatatatatatagcttggtGCAGAACTGTCCAAAAAAAGTGACctcaatacatttgtaaaaaatcATAGAGGAATACTTGACCTTGCAAAGAGTTTAAGAGATCCCCAGAGTGTAAGTTATTCCCCAAGGTACAAAAAGATAGATTCTGATTGAATTGCCTTCACTCTTTCTGAGAACTCTGATGCACTTGTAAATTCATCTAGAAACGAATCCCATTCTGCTGTAATAGAGTGCGTAATCTCTGGTTTTCACTCTCCTGGAAAGCAAGTGCAGTCAAACGTCACCAGAGCAATTTGAATCatcattatttatatttacatacCTTTTAATGTTTATATTACATGATTATCCTGCACTGCTTTTTGTCACTAACACTTGTCCACATGCGGCCCatccaaatgtatttattaattacaatGCCATTAACTCAAATAAAAGACACACTGCACTGAGCCCTTAGTCAATGTTAAATAAACACGGACTGggtattattttacagtttcacaGGACTTTGAAACACTATTTGTTGCAGACCTTGGCTAAAACTGCTGCATCTATGAATCCCTCTGCCCTTTTGAATGAACACAATACAAAACTAAAACAGAGTGTATGCAAGTCTTACCGTGTGAGCTTTATGATGCTGGAGTTCGTTGACTTGTTGTGAAAGCTGTTCATTTGCCGCTTTTAGCGTTTCTACCTTATGGTGTGCTTGAGACTTCACGGATACAATAATTCCTGCAAGATACCAGCAAGTCGGGCACATTAAAATACCAAACCATCAAATGTGATTGAGCTACATGTGGCGCCACCTACATGAATGATACCAGTACGTCAGTGTACTCTGTtaagctattttcaatatttaaagTGACAAAGGTTTacagttgttttgtatttataccCACAGGGAATCCATTTAACTCAAATATAAGCAGTACTAAGAAGCCTctcttctcgctctctctcagaGGGCTCCAGTGCTCTAGTACTTTATCACCAGGCACAGCTACTGCGTGGATTCCTGTGTGTAGCACAGCAGGGCTCTGGGGCTCTAGCGGTGCAGCGTTACCGTTGACGATCCTGGCCACCCTCCACAGCCTCAGCAGGATGAGCAGGCCCACTCCATCGAAGGCGTCCTCGTGGGAGATGTACACGATGTCCAGGATGAAGGACACGATCACCACGACGCCGTCAAACACTTCAAACTTGTGGTGGAAGAACTCCAGCCGGTATGCAAACAGCTTCCCAAACAGCTCCACCATGAAGAAGGTGAGCAGAGCTAAACTCAGGTAGTGGAACACCTGGAGAGGACAAATTGAAACACCTGTCTTAATCATACTGTTGCAGGGCAACAGCCCTGcccctgtaaataatgtgtgtggtGGAATGTAAGGtcggcagggatggggttaaatctatcccgccagcaatcacaggtgtggccatttcctaattaggtaattggtgctaattggacAGTGGTCACATATATATACAGAAGGataaatcctttgtctggtggagAGAGTCTGATCtgttcagtgaaggtgaatgcgtAGCCTgacagcatttttttgtttttcttttggcctttgtgcctgtttatttgttcctttaTTGTTTAATAGATGTGcgcaacagcgcttcactgcagcgtctgtctctgagtctctcttcctgtcggtaacagcttgggccatgacgctatcctgtcacacatcCCCTCTGCATTTTGTTTCtctatttatttgttaaatcaCCATTTTCTACTGTTTTTACACACATTGATGATTACTTCACCCTGAAACAGTGTGCTTATTAGAGATTTGTAATGTAAGCATCTCCGATAGACTCACTGTTTCGGGGGGTGGTGGGGGAGAGGAATAATCGGAGCACACCCCAAGTGCACCCATAGTGCTCATTATAGAAATGTCACCTTGCTCAGGATTATTCTGGTGACTGTGATCAGGGTGGCACTGATTCAACGTGACCAATCTGCAGGGTGCTTATTGAATGCATTTCTGTACCTGAGATGATATCTTGTGCTCATCTTGCTTAATGATGGCTAGGTCCAGGAGCAGCTCACACAGCACAAAGACAGCATCCAGAATCACCAGACACACCACAGACACCTGGGGCAGAGTCATGAGGTTAGACTTCATCTCAACTTCCACCGACAGCAGGACAACAAACAAGACACCACTGCTATCACTCTCAATGGGTTTAAGGTACGTGGTAAACAGCAGGTATCATACAAAGTTCTAGGTAACATGCAGGGGCGGATGCAGTACCTGGAACTTGTGCGAGCTGAAGAGTTTTCTCAGGGAGTCGCGGAAGGTGAGGCTGTGCTCCATGTTGTGCAGCGACGGCTCCTCTGCCTCCTCGTGGAACTCCTCCTCGTGCCACTTGTTGAAGCTGTGGTGATCATCACCCACTGCCGTGAAGTGCTTCAGATACCTGGCCATCTTCTACCCCACTGCCCTCTGCAGGCAGAACACACAACTCACTTACATACATGCACTTTATTAGGACCGgtctacctgattggatttggcatgttctcctggtataccctggctcccttgattactctggaaggctggACGACGGCTGTAGTTTACTTAAGCGTTGTTACTTCTTTCACAa
This window harbors:
- the LOC117427797 gene encoding tectonic-1-like, whose amino-acid sequence is MLTPIDFLSGCKTPGSLRLLGAMGPLLWALVFCNFTVIIHSQITTTSQTSENEHLIYVNKINTGTTTQSDPDPTDSAIRSTTQSGFLDSGQIGSTADPTASTDSNPTASESEISTGKEVPKAATVSKPLPLAGSLPTPITDVSSLCPCDLLEGQCDVNCCCDPYCAAEITLFTTCLVQKLIVNNQLCSQQAAVYSLNVTNSSTQRTFTLTDQVSPDVFCIQTANYESGLSFTPPEVPTDSNFDSLVRQFIGYFFSSAAVSQTDATSSSVESQAAGYKYADLIRTLSEANGEGFLKLPTTAATSQCADSNPAAFLENQATRCSRRFSVATDCTTLSALNLQSYQDFRILSIPNVNSSLVSISVSSITVQSLDGSRSRLDTTDVSSYPPEPLQAGTVCNNVVLQVSYLILYNDAGAIVDAKVSFILGALNSSMVPVSQSFQITFVQENTKPVPSSGNPGYVVGLPLVAGSRTAESPIVLSTNQFGMLTIIKSSSNQDCLAVSGERTPVLFGISLVSGCRFRVPSTKNCTLLSETILGVLRGQGFPQFVASFGNSKPQNVLDWVQIKTENAVSSCNIPLSLDIVVQWTKYGSLVNPQAQIVNVTEKINSISLNALTAGRIMQISSSVSFVDVSAAAQAGYKAPPTIDAKLPFNFFFPFV
- the LOC117963050 gene encoding voltage-gated hydrogen channel 1-like yields the protein MARYLKHFTAVGDDHHSFNKWHEEEFHEEAEEPSLHNMEHSLTFRDSLRKLFSSHKFQVSVVCLVILDAVFVLCELLLDLAIIKQDEHKISSQVFHYLSLALLTFFMVELFGKLFAYRLEFFHHKFEVFDGVVVIVSFILDIVYISHEDAFDGVGLLILLRLWRVARIVNGIIVSVKSQAHHKVETLKAANEQLSQQVNELQHHKAHTESENQRLRTLLQQNGIRF